From Halorientalis litorea:
CGCTACGACCGTCCCCAGATACAACGTGCTGAGGACGATGAGTACGAGTACGCTGTACGCCACCGCAGTCCCCAGTGCGAGCTTCTTCTTGTTGTACATGTTAGCTTGTCCCCCCGAGAGTCGGTTCGCCGTCGATGTGTAGACACACTGTCTTGAAGTATTTTTGTCCCGTTTGCTGGCCGAACAGTCGGTGAGCCGACGCCAGCCCGTTCATTGTGCCACCTCGTCCGTCGGTAGGCCGTCTTCCGTCCTGTCCCGCTGTTCTTCGTCGGTCCACGCGACACAGAGGCTTCCCCCGACGACCCCCAACATCGTTCCGACGAGGAAGCCACCGAGCGTCCCGACGAGTGACAGCAACGAACAGACCGACCCTGCGACGCCGAACAGCGTCGACCGCACGGGCCGCGTCACGGCACCGATGCCCGAGACGCCGACGAGTACGGCACAGAGCATCCCGAACGAGGCCCGGCCGCCACTGAGCGTCACCCGCTGGAGTGCGATAACCGTCGGCATGTAGCCGATGACGACTGCACCCAGTATCATCACCACACCGCCAGCGACCGGCCGGTGTCGTCGCCACTCCCGGAACCGGTCGCGCCTGTCGGCTACTCTGTCGGTAACCGGTGAGAGTGTACGACTGACCGCCCGGAGTCGCTCCGCTCCCAGCACACGCGTGGCGAGCGACCGGAGTGTTTCGGCGAGTCGTGACTTCATTATTGGAGTGTCGCTATCGGGTCCCCGTTCGAGTCGTAGTACTCGACGCCGACGATGAGTCCGTCGAGGGTGAGACTCGCGGTGGTCAGGTAGTGTGTTCTGATGTTTGCGTCGGTAATCGTAATGCCCGCCTCGTTGGGCCCGGGACCGGTGATGGTGACCTCCTGTGCCGTCGCTGGGTCGATGTTGTCGAGGTCGGACGCGTCGTTTCCTGCTGTCACGTTCAGCTTTCTGCTCGCGTCGGTCGTCGGCGTCTCGCGTATCTGGAGCCCCCTGAACGTCGACCCGGACGCGTTGAACGACGAGGTCTTCAGGAGCGTCTGGCCCAGTTCTACCTGGTTCCCGGCCGGTTGTGTCACGACGAGACGTGCTTCCCCACCCATACCGAGGGGGTCGTCGATACGCTTTGTCAGCCGGAGGTCCGTTATCGTCGCACTGTCCAACTCCAAGTGAAGGAGCGGATAGTCCGAAACGCTACTCCCGGTCACTGGACCGCTGTCGGGGTAAATCAGTACGTTTTCCGCCTCGACAGTACTGGCCTCGACGGTGAACCCACCGACGCCCCCGATGAGCGCGGCGTTCGCCGCGCCGACGCTCATCATGACCAACAACGTCAGTGCGACGGCTGCCGTACACAACCCGAGAGCCGTTGCGAGCATCCGCTTGCGATACATGCTCACCACTCTCCTCCCTTTCCACGCCCCTCCGGCCGACCGTCGGCCCGTGGAACGCGTACCGTAGCGTCGACTCTGTTTGTCCTACCCCGTGGTTTACCGAACAGACAAGTGGCGTTTGCACGCCAGTGCCGCTGTGAAACAGCCACTCGGTCCCCGGGCGGTGACTGACCTTGGCATAGCGGTTCGTAGCTGACGTTGCAGGACATGGCTAGTTCGTTCCCCGTGGATGGTTTCCGGGACAGTTATCCACCGTCTCCAGATTCGCGGGCGTTTCTCGCCGCTTCGTCCCCGGCGAGAGCGTCAACTCGAAGTCGTTGAGCGTCCACTGCGAGGCTTGGATGTAGTGTGCGTTGATGATGAGGTTGGTCACGTCGACCTGTGCACCCAATCCGTCCCCGAGACTCAGCGTTCCGGAGTTTCGCGGCTCACACGTGATTTCGTTGTTGAAGTCAAGGGGGATTCCGAGCACGGTCCCAGTGATCTGTTCGCCGTACAACTCGGACATGTCGACGGTAATC
This genomic window contains:
- a CDS encoding DUF6114 domain-containing protein gives rise to the protein MKSRLAETLRSLATRVLGAERLRAVSRTLSPVTDRVADRRDRFREWRRHRPVAGGVVMILGAVVIGYMPTVIALQRVTLSGGRASFGMLCAVLVGVSGIGAVTRPVRSTLFGVAGSVCSLLSLVGTLGGFLVGTMLGVVGGSLCVAWTDEEQRDRTEDGLPTDEVAQ
- a CDS encoding DUF6230 family protein yields the protein MSMYRKRMLATALGLCTAAVALTLLVMMSVGAANAALIGGVGGFTVEASTVEAENVLIYPDSGPVTGSSVSDYPLLHLELDSATITDLRLTKRIDDPLGMGGEARLVVTQPAGNQVELGQTLLKTSSFNASGSTFRGLQIRETPTTDASRKLNVTAGNDASDLDNIDPATAQEVTITGPGPNEAGITITDANIRTHYLTTASLTLDGLIVGVEYYDSNGDPIATLQ